The Thamnophis elegans isolate rThaEle1 chromosome Z, rThaEle1.pri, whole genome shotgun sequence DNA window CAACATATTTCCCACTTTGGTCCTACATCAATCAACATACTTCAAGAAGCAGAAATAATATATGCTGTGAGGCGAAAGAAGATTCATATCCGCAGGGCCAAGATAATTTCTGATCTTTAGTTCTGAATTACTCCTTTCCCTCATCAGCTCATCTGCCCCTTAGGAAAGATTGGATCTGTTCACTCAGTAGACAAGAGGTCTCTTCTGATCTCATGGACCCAATAACTTTTTAAATCCAAAAATGTTATTTCTTGGGTTTAGGAAAGCTTTGAGGATAGttctgatgaaaaaaattaaaatttcaggTTGATCTGATGCAAACGTGTCAGATCAACCTGATATGGCAAGGATTataggtagtccccgacttatgaccacaattgacctcaaaatttccattgcaaagcaagtttgttgttaagtgagttctccATTTTACGTCCTTTTTTGCTACAGATGTTAATTGAATCActacagctgttaaattagtaactggttgttaagtgaatctggcatccctatagattttgcttgttagaaagtcgCAGAAAGTGACAGagaaactgcaactgtcataaatacatgccaagcacccaaattttgatcacttgaccatgggaatgcagcaacggtcataagtgtgaaaaatagtaatgtcacttttttcattgccactgtaactttgaacagtcactaaatgaatggtggtaaCTTGAAAACCATCTGTACTCTGCTTTTCTCAGTATAAGgacaacaaatatttattttctctacACAATTATGATATAGGTTATTAAACACATTTGACAAGGATTTGCACTTTTAAATCAAACTATCACAGATTCGATCGGCTAAATAGTATAATTATTGATACAGTGAAGAATTGGCACTTTTAGCAATACgatataacatttttaattataattaaaaatatatattaatgctgaatttttattttatcttagccGCTGCGAGTCTTTAAATTTTTTAAGgaaattttttaattaaattttattataaGTTAAAATACAAATTCAAAAATTAAGGAAATTAGAAAAAGATGCCAGAAATAATTTAAAGAAAGGTAGTGACTTCTGACTTTTTTCAATGCgatagaatatatatttaaaaaatcaacctAAAGCTTTTGCTTTATACTTCTTAACAGTTCGAGCCACTTCTATAAACCAAAAATTTACCAACTCATTTTCCCAAAAGCCTATCAACAAAATCATTGCAATCATCAAAACCTAAaatttcagtttcattttttcAGTTTTGAATACGAAATCCAGAAGGGGTTCCCAAATGGAAacaaaactactgtatatactcgagtataagcctagtttttcagcccactttttgggctgaaaaaagccgcctcggcttatactcgagtcagtgaaaaatttgcccgaaatggaggagaaaaaggggcggggccatgccgctgggtgacactcgtgaatggcccagtgcccctgtgagtttcccctccctctgtgtcagtttgccgcgcagcgcgcaccgcaccatcccccctcctcacgttctaatgtaatgcagggctgtcttacgattccccttcctccccctcctgccgctctgcaacgatgtcccacctcctccttgttatggcaagcagccacatagcgatgtcccacctcctctggtacagtgatccaatgataggaatcactgtgccgtgtgtcataggaggcgggacatcgctcccgcggctgcacgggacatcatcatcacagcgggacatcagcatcatgaggtgagtgaagtatttcattgaatacaccgctagtttactgtttttctttgaaataaatattcaaaaacattattggtatctatttttatttttgaaatttaccggtagctgctgcatttcccaccctaggcttatactcgagtcaataacttttccagttttttgtggtaaaattaggtgcctcggcttatattcgggtcggcctatactcgagtatatacggtagataaATTCTTCTCTTTAGTTAGAACTCTTCTAATTAATGCAAGTCCTGAAATTTGATGGCATGTACATTTGATATATAAAATTAATAGATCTCTACTGTTAGAGGCAGAACCTATTGAAATCCAGAACTGTGACTAGCTATGCAGAAGTTGATTTAAATATATAACAAATCAGAGAATGTACTTGTATGCACACCAGATTAATTTTTCAATGTTATGCAAGTCCAGATGTCTTGTGAAACATTTTATTCataccggtgtgtgtgtgtgtgtgtgtgcgcgcgcgcatacATTTGCTATTGGTTTTAACGGTTAttgatttttcacttttttttggcAGCTCAATTCAGGTTACTACGCCTCAGGCAGTTCTGGTGGGTTCCACGGTGGCCAGATCACACTTAGCATGCAGAAGGTAAGCCAGAGAACGTGACTGGAAAGTAAATTGTAGCCCTGCATCTTGCAAGACTTGAGTCTCGCAACACATTTCCTGGACAACACTTTCTGCTGACTTAATTTGGGCTTGCTTTGCAGTTTGAGATGCTGAATGCAGAGCTGGAAGAGAATCAAGAACTTGCCAACAGTCGCATGGCAGAGCTGGAGAAACTGCAGCAGGAAATGCAGCAGGCTGTTAGAACTAATGAGAAGCTGAAGGTATTTGGATAGGTGTCAAATACAACCACCCTGTGGTGATAAGCTGGAAAGAACTAATGTAGCCCCTTAACAGCTGGCAGTTTTAACTACATTCTGAGCACCGAGAGTGGCAGGAAGCATTCGGTGACATCAAAGGCttgaattcagttttttttttaaaattgctgttCATGCAATATTTGGAATTGGGTCagccttttttttcattaaaaccaGTGGATTAACCCAACAGATACAATTTTACTGTGTATgttttaagtacaggtagtcttcaacttacgaccacttGTTTTTACAGCCATTCGAATTTATGATGCTGCTGAAAAGATGACTTATAGTTGGTCCTCATAGTGATGACTGTGACactatccccatgatcacatgatctcaaTTCAGGAACTTGGCAACAAGCACTTTTTATTATGGTTGTGGCATTGCGGGTTGACATGATCGCCATTTGCGGTCTTCCCAAGAAGCTTccaacatgcaaagtcaatgggggaagctggatacactgaatgactgtgtgattcacttaacaactatggcagaaTGTCATAaaaacaactcacttaacaaccgcattgcttagcaacataagtttccatcccaattgtgatcataagatgaggactacctgtagctgtgGATGATGCTGCTCTAAATGCCAGCATTTACCTATGTGATTTAGGAGACCTAGCAGAAAGTTAGTTTGTATTGCAGTTTACGTAACCTTGCTTTAAATATAAAAGTGTAAATCTCAAAATCTATTAGTCCTATTAATTCAGCTGCACTTAGTCTTTGTGATAGCAGTTACATTTCTGTCACTGATAAAAACATTTCTGAATGAGGCCTCCCTTTTCTGAAAATCTATACCACCATATATCTATACCACCGTATGCTGGGTATGgcattgtgggaattgaagtccacaccttaaagcagccaaggttgagaaacactgctttagtttGTAAGCAATGTCTCAGATCAAGCAGCTAGTTTCAGATCTTCGATTGCTTCTATTACttgatattaatatattattgaaGATATTGCTGTTTGGGCCAGGGCAAAGGAACACTATTCCCCACTCTCCTTCCTATTTGCTCTAAGGATAGCATGTCCAAAAGATATCATCTGGATTTATTTTCCTTCTATACCTCTGGCTTGTAGGTAGCACTACGGAGTCTTCCAGAAGAGGCTGTAAAGGAGACTCTGGAGTACAAAGTGTTGCAATCCCAGTTCTCACTGCTGTACAATGAAAGCCTGCAAGTGAAAACACAGCTGGATGAGGCCCGGGCCCTGCTTCTCACCACCAAGAACAGCCACCTGCGCCACATCGAGCACATGGAGGtgagctttccagccctctcctcCTGCCAGAGGTGCTGGGGTATTCTCCGTCTCCTGGTCTCAGCCATGGGTCATCATCATGGTCAGACTGCTTGTTCTGGCTTAGATGGACTGCGGAGCGGGGGTCTCTTAGCTGCGTCCTTTggctcctgggggctgatgcAGCTTCCTTCTCCTTGATGATAGAGTGACGAGCTGAATGTGCAGAAGAAACTGCGGACGGAGGTGATCCAGCTGGAAGACACGCTGGCTCAGGTGCGCAAGGAATACGAGATGCTGCGCATTGAATTTGAACAGAACCTGGCAGCCAACGAGCAAGCAGGTGAGCCTgcatttcctctttcctctttctcgcTCTCACTTCAAGGTCTTTGTTTCTTGGCCACAAAGAGAAGGCATCAGCTGGTGTCCCTGGTGTTGCTCATTACTATCTGAATTCTACTTCCTGGTCTTTTTCCTCCCCTCAAAAAAGCTAATCTCTCCCTGCCATGTTCAGGTTGGTGGAATGGCTGTAGTTATCTTCTGCGTGGATTCACTTTTAAATCATTCCTCCATTTTGttgggtgtttttaaaaaatgattttagttatttttaatagtttaaaCTCTGAAAGTTCTCTCTGGTTATTCTACACAGCTCTAAGATTCTTTCTAAGGAGAGGTAGTATAGATACTCTTTCAATGAAGGAATGTTATGCTGGAACTCCCAatagtcttttaaaataaatattttttttgtttaactttTGAAATGTGGGTTTTAGAGCTGGTTCGGCGTAGTGGTTCAGATGTTGGACCAGAAGGCAGAAACAGGATATAGGCCTCCCTCATCCTCAGAAGCTCCCTGGAAGACTTGGGGCCAGTCTATCTTACAGGGTAGTTGTGGGAAAAGATAGAGGAGGGAGCATCATATATGCTGCCTTTAGCTCCTGAATGAAAGATTACCTGAATAACAGATAAGGAGGAGAGATGCTGAGCACTCTGTGGAGAGCTGGATAGCGAAGGTGACTCAAACACTTGTTCTTTCTCCCTTTGTCTCCCCTCTCAAATCCGAGGTCCCATCAATCGGGAGATGCGCCACCTCATCAGCAGCCTCCAGAATCACAACCACCAGCTGAAGGGAGATGTGCAGCGGTACAAGCGCAAATTGCGGGAGGTGCAGGCCGAGATCAACAAGGTGGGTCTTGTTGGGGGAATGGCTGAAGGAAGGCCGGGCATCTGGTCAGTTGGCTTTCACGATTTCTCTCCTGCCTGGTTTGGATTTGGGAAGGACACAGTTATGCTTCAGAGCTGGGGACCTGAGGGCCTGCAGGTCATCttgatattcttttattttcattgaaaAATAAATTTGGTGCTCAAAAGTGGCTTTTCACTATGAATCTAAAATCTAGCAGGCTTTATTGTGGGCCTGACCTGTGTTATAGCAATTTTCTGTCAACCATAGTGGTCTCCTCAGCTTCTTGTTCATCTCATGTTgcagaatctatactttatggaaaatggaaacatatttttttttgtgtgtatagCAGACCTGGGCATTTGATGGTCTGAGGGCCACATCCGGCCCTTTGGGTGTCCCTATCCAGGCAGAGATGGCAgccctccacaacagtcccagtttctcagGTGCCCCTTGGGAAAATGTATTGCCCACTCTGGGCAATAGAAGAAAGATTCAGATTTGCTTGGATGCCAGCTTGTTCTAAAATGCCTGTCGGCTTGTTCTTTCTTCAGGTCCGCATGCAACAGTGTGGGTTTCCTTCTAGTTTGGCCATTGCAGCCCCAGCCCCAGGGAACGAAGACTCCGGCCACCCTGGAGTAGCTCCTgttaaagaggaggaagaaacggCGACCTCCGAAGTAAAGAAAGAATTCAAGGAGGTGCAAGTAAAGAAAGAGCCCAAGGAAGAGGTGGTGTCTCCTCAGCTGCTCGGGAGCACGGAGGGcgtgaaaaaggaagaagaggagaccTCTGCCCCCCAGCCTCCTGCTCCCCAtccgccaccaccaccccgcgCCAAAGAGTCTGAGCGGTCCAAGGGACGTGGTGGAGACCGGGGCGTTGACCGCGAGAGATCCCGGGATCGTGACAAAGaggtctcttcctcctcctcctcctcctcttcctcttcacggGATCGGGAGAAGCAGAAGGGTGGTGGAGGTAGCGAAGATGCTAAGAAGAAAGATTCAGATTTGCTGAAGCAGCTGCGAACTGAGCTCAAGTGAGTCTTTGGAAAAGGGAGCAATGGGCTTGATGGGGAGGCCTTGGGTGAGGTtgggttttgtttcctttttgaaaCCAGGTTGTGAATAGTCCATGGAACACAGATGGGGTGACAATGTGCAATgtttgttctgttctatctggAAAGCACTTTAGACTGAGAAAAGTCTTACTTATCTGGGAAGGAACTCTGCCAGTCCAGGGATTTGGTGGAGTTGCTGTTTTATTCACCCAAACTAGGGGAGAATTGGAGTGCTGGGGGAGCAGAGGCAGGCTGCCTACTTAGCCAGTATCGACAAGCCATCTGTATAGTGTGAATGTTGTGAGTGGATGCCTAGAGACTCAACTAACACACTTTGAAGGTTGGTCCAGAAAAGAGATTAATtgcaagggggaggggagaatctGTCAAGAGGTTTTAGCTCCACTAGGTAGACCAAACCAGGAAATCATCTCCACAGGAAGGCTGCTGGAATGGTTTCTATTGAGGCTGGCTGTAAGTGGCAGAGTCTTGCACATAAGcacagaagttgtgagtgctccctcactggaagtctttaagaagcgattggacagccatttgtctgacatggtgtagagcagagggttggagtagaaCAGGGGCCTCCTCTTCATGTGGATTCTGTTTCCTTTCTCAGAAAGGCTCAGGAGAGCCAGAAGGAGATGAAGCTTCTCTTGGACATGTACAAGTCGGCCCCCAAGGAGCAGCGGGACAAAGTGCAGCTGATGGCAGCTGAGAAGAAGACCAAAGCTGAGGTGAGATGAGGGTGGGGCCTATCTAGAGAAATAAAGTTCCCAAAGTTCCAGTTCTTCTGCCTACTCTTTGTCACAGGAGACCTGGACCTCTGTATCAGTCCAGTGCCTGGGTCTGCTAAGCTCAGCCCCATTAGAAGCTGCCAAATTTCATGCACTTGAGTTCCATCGTATGTTTCAGGATCTGGCTCTGGGCAAAGCATTTTGACTTCATGAAGAAAATGGACATAGCTTCCTCATATAGGAAAGGACCTGCTCCCCAGAGAAGGGTTGGCTGTGCTTTTGATAAATAACTTCATGGCATTTGTAGTTGGGCTTGTTAGTTTGACCTACAGGTATACCTGGGAGGATTCTTCCCTGAGGGGTCTCAAGCGAAGGAGTTGTCCCTGCTTTCTTTGACTCACTTCTTTGGACAGGTGGAGGAGCTGCGGGTGAGGATCCGTGAactggaggagaaagagaagaaagagagtaaGAAAATGGCCGATGAGGATGCCTTACGCAAGATCAAGATGGCCGAGGAACAAATTGAGCATCTCCAGAAAAAACTGGCAGCGACCAAGCAGGTATTTCTTTCTGGGGAGGAATTTGTGCTGCCAGAAGCAATGCCCCAGAACAGGAGCAGCCTAGAGAGCCTCTGAGGGCGGTTGCAACTTTCCCATAACCATAAACTCTCTGTTGATTTGGCCCACTGGTTGCTGTGAAGGACCACCTTCACAGAGGTGAGGCTCAGGGTCTGGTGGTTAGCATCTATAAGAAACTAATCAGAAGTCCCTCCAGACATTCTAGCCAGAGAAAGACACATACGGCTATTGGTAAGGGCTGGGGAAATTCCAGTTCATTccagtatttcttttttctgtggGTCAGGAGGAAGAGGCTCTTCTCTCAGAGATGGACGTGACAGGCCAAGCTTTTGAGGACATGCAAGAGCAGAATATGCGGCTAAACCAGCAGCTGCGTGAGAAGGATGATGCCAACTTCAAGCTGATGTCGGAGCGCATCAAATCCAACCAGATTCACAAGCTCCTgcgggaggagaaggaagaacttGCCGAGCAGGTGCTAGCCCTCAAGTCTCAGGTAGGCAGCCACCCACCACCAACAGGTTGGGGGGGTCAGGGCCTTGAAGGAAGAGGCCACTAAATGCAGGTGGCTCCTGAAACATGGGCTGAGCCTGACTCTTGAGGGTCCGCTTGCTTTCCTCAGGTGGACACCCAGCTCTTAGTCGTGCAGAAGCTGGAGGAGAAGGAACGGGTCCTGCAGGGCAATATGGGCACCGTGGAGAAAGAGCTCACGTTACGCAGCCAGGCCCTGGAGCTCAACAAGAGGAAGGTAAGGAGCCGACATGGGGGCTGCCAAGTTAGGACGTGACTGGAGGCACCCATTactcccaattaaaaaaaaaaaccaattaattTTTAGAAAGTAGAAAAAAGGACAGCCCTAGAAATAGGATTCTGATCAATGGGATCTCATGGGGAGCCTTCACAACTAGGGTTGAAGGGGGAGCAACCTTTAGATGTTGGTGCAGGTGGGGATTGGATGCCGTGTTCTGCTTGCAGGCGGTGGAGGCAGCCCAGCTGGCAGAAGACCTGAAGGTGCAGCTGGAGCATGTGCAGGCTAAACTGAAGGAGATCCAGACCTTCATGGCGGAGAACAGGGCAGCCAAGGAGAAGGAGTCTTTCAACCTCAAGAGAGCTCAGGtacaagggggaaaaggggaaggcCATGACATGTAAAACAAATCGGTAGATCTCATGGCTTCAGGGAGATACTTCTGAAGAGGCAGCCCTGGTTTattatggggtgtgtgtgtttgtgtctcatGATAGAGCTTATCCATTCATCTCCAGGTTCCTAGTTTACCCAGGTTCCCAATTTCTTGTTGGTctttatgttttaatgtttttctaaTGTTGTAATGTTTGTTTATCCTTGCTTTATATGCCATCCTGTCACTTGATTGGGATGGCtagtgtataaatttaataaacgagcagacaaacaaataaagagtagctcttccccccccccccctggactcATTGACGTGCCTGATCTTCTCCCTAGGAGGACATATCTCGCCTTCGGCGCAAACTGGAAAAACAGCGCAAAGTGGAGGTGTATGCAGATGCCGATGAGATCCTACAGGAGGAGATCAAGGAGTACAAGGtgagaagagcaggaggaggaggaggcttttAAAGGAAGGGCAGCTCTTCCCAATAATGCCCCAGCCACTCACCCCTCTGCTCTGTGCACATCCCCAGGCCAAGCTCACCTGTCCGTGCTGCAACACGCGCAAGAAGGACGCCGTCCTCACCAAATGCTTCCACGTCTTCTGCTTCGACTGCGTCAAGACCCGCTATGACACCCGCCAGCGGAAATGCCCCAAGTGCAATGCCGCCTTTGGTGCCAATGACTTCCACCGGATCTACATCAGCTGAGCGGCTGGCCCCATTTCCCCTAACTTGCCCTCCCATCCATGAACTCCACGGGAtggagtggggttgggggtgtCTCGTGGCTTACCTTTTGAAGACCAGCCTTAGATCCATCAGGACTTGTTCCAGCTTTTTTGTTGGCTCCAGTCTGGGGATCCCTTGATAGCCATCTAAGGTACTCCTGAGGCCCTTTCTTCAAGTGGATCCCTTATCCTCAAAgtacccccccccttttcctgaGGCTGCTCACAGGTTGTTTTTTTGGG harbors:
- the RNF40 gene encoding E3 ubiquitin-protein ligase BRE1B; the protein is MSGAGSKRAAGDGGAGPPEKKSNREEKTTTTLIEPIRLGGISSTEEMDLKVLQFKNKKIAERLEQRQVFEDELRERIEKLEKRQATDDATLSIVNRYWKQLDETVQVLLRRYDGDCGQAPEEPKLEIPGSELEAVHLESSERREAVLSPVTPPVPWKAGDLVLSEPSLSFLATLASSSNEEIELQLQERMEFSKAAVSRIVEASDKIHRRTEELCQKIHARVEFDQLEEVVKALNKELTRENRHLQDLITQMQEKHHKISLEYTELQDKVTSSETKVLEMETTIEDLQWDIEKLRKREQKINKHLTEALEQLNSGYYASGSSGGFHGGQITLSMQKFEMLNAELEENQELANSRMAELEKLQQEMQQAVRTNEKLKVALRSLPEEAVKETLEYKVLQSQFSLLYNESLQVKTQLDEARALLLTTKNSHLRHIEHMESDELNVQKKLRTEVIQLEDTLAQVRKEYEMLRIEFEQNLAANEQAGPINREMRHLISSLQNHNHQLKGDVQRYKRKLREVQAEINKVRMQQCGFPSSLAIAAPAPGNEDSGHPGVAPVKEEEETATSEVKKEFKEVQVKKEPKEEVVSPQLLGSTEGVKKEEEETSAPQPPAPHPPPPPRAKESERSKGRGGDRGVDRERSRDRDKEVSSSSSSSSSSSRDREKQKGGGGSEDAKKKDSDLLKQLRTELKKAQESQKEMKLLLDMYKSAPKEQRDKVQLMAAEKKTKAEVEELRVRIRELEEKEKKESKKMADEDALRKIKMAEEQIEHLQKKLAATKQEEEALLSEMDVTGQAFEDMQEQNMRLNQQLREKDDANFKLMSERIKSNQIHKLLREEKEELAEQVLALKSQVDTQLLVVQKLEEKERVLQGNMGTVEKELTLRSQALELNKRKAVEAAQLAEDLKVQLEHVQAKLKEIQTFMAENRAAKEKESFNLKRAQEDISRLRRKLEKQRKVEVYADADEILQEEIKEYKAKLTCPCCNTRKKDAVLTKCFHVFCFDCVKTRYDTRQRKCPKCNAAFGANDFHRIYIS